A window of the Flavobacterium sangjuense genome harbors these coding sequences:
- a CDS encoding M13 family metallopeptidase encodes MQFRNKLTISMLSALFAISCSQKETQYEDPLLTNRDTTVNPGDDFFHYANGGWFKKHPIPSTESSNGIFRTIGDTINAQIKNICEKSAENKDAAKGSNEQKIGDFYASGMDTLAIEKAGLKPLAATLSKIEAITDVSTLMNTIGYLHTIGAGPAFSFYVGQDDKISSKNALFFGQGGLGLGNRDYYFNTDAEAVKIRTEYVKHLEAMFQLMGDNAAKAKTAATTIMKLETDLAKNSRKLEALRDPIKNYNKMTLAQFKSSTPSIAWENVLPQLGITKADTVIVGQPEFYKGLDKIVSSYSIADWKTYLKWDLVNTYASYLNNAIEKQNFAFYSTVLNGVKEQKPRWKRIVEQTDGSLGELIGQVYVTDYLPKGSKEKLLEIGNNIRDVYADHIKKLDWMSEETKKKALFKLSKIVMKVGYPDKWKDMSSVTINRNAYCANVMAVNKWSYDYMIKKYGNPVDRTEWGMYPQTYNAYYNPSNNEICVPACNILVPGFEGRMPDDAILYGIIGGSTFGHEITHGFDDQGSQYDDKGNLKDWWTAEDKAKFTQKTKAIVAQFNKFEPLKGKFVNGDATQGENIADLGGVVMGFEAFKKTAQYKNKEKISNFTPEQRYFLAYGYAWMVHAKDEAISRQIMSDVHSPAQFRINGPLMNIPEFYKAFNIKPGDKMYLPEKERVVIW; translated from the coding sequence ATGCAATTCAGAAACAAACTTACCATTAGCATGCTATCGGCTTTATTCGCGATAAGCTGCAGCCAAAAAGAAACTCAATACGAAGATCCATTACTTACTAATCGGGATACAACTGTAAATCCGGGCGACGATTTTTTCCATTATGCCAATGGAGGTTGGTTTAAAAAACATCCTATTCCGAGTACGGAAAGCAGCAACGGAATTTTTAGAACTATAGGAGATACCATTAATGCTCAGATCAAAAACATTTGTGAAAAATCAGCAGAAAACAAAGACGCTGCAAAAGGAAGCAACGAACAAAAGATAGGCGATTTTTATGCTTCTGGTATGGATACTTTAGCCATTGAAAAAGCAGGGCTGAAACCATTAGCTGCGACTTTATCAAAAATCGAAGCCATTACTGATGTTTCAACTTTGATGAATACTATTGGGTATCTTCATACAATAGGTGCTGGTCCGGCATTCTCTTTTTATGTTGGACAGGATGATAAAATAAGTTCAAAAAATGCTTTGTTCTTTGGGCAAGGTGGTTTGGGTTTAGGTAACAGAGATTACTATTTTAATACGGATGCCGAAGCGGTTAAAATCAGAACTGAATATGTAAAGCATTTGGAAGCAATGTTCCAATTAATGGGAGACAATGCTGCAAAAGCAAAGACTGCAGCCACTACGATTATGAAATTGGAAACGGATTTAGCTAAAAACAGCAGAAAATTAGAAGCACTTCGTGATCCGATAAAGAACTACAACAAGATGACTTTGGCCCAATTCAAATCATCAACACCATCTATAGCTTGGGAAAATGTTTTGCCACAATTAGGTATTACAAAAGCTGATACGGTTATTGTAGGTCAACCTGAATTTTACAAAGGATTGGATAAGATTGTCAGCTCATACAGCATTGCAGATTGGAAAACCTATTTGAAATGGGATTTGGTTAACACTTATGCTTCTTATCTTAATAATGCTATCGAAAAGCAAAACTTTGCTTTTTACTCCACAGTATTGAATGGTGTAAAAGAGCAAAAACCAAGATGGAAACGTATCGTTGAGCAAACCGATGGCTCATTAGGAGAATTGATAGGTCAGGTGTATGTTACAGATTATTTGCCAAAAGGGTCAAAAGAAAAACTATTGGAGATTGGGAATAACATTCGGGATGTATATGCAGATCACATCAAGAAGTTGGATTGGATGAGTGAGGAAACAAAGAAAAAAGCACTTTTCAAATTGAGTAAAATCGTAATGAAAGTGGGTTATCCTGATAAATGGAAAGACATGAGCAGCGTTACTATCAATAGGAATGCGTATTGTGCCAATGTTATGGCTGTTAATAAATGGTCATACGATTATATGATTAAAAAATATGGCAATCCGGTTGACAGAACCGAATGGGGAATGTATCCGCAAACGTATAATGCCTATTACAATCCGAGCAATAATGAAATTTGTGTTCCTGCCTGTAATATTTTGGTTCCCGGATTTGAAGGAAGAATGCCTGATGATGCTATTTTGTATGGTATAATTGGTGGTTCTACTTTTGGTCACGAAATCACACATGGTTTTGATGATCAGGGAAGTCAGTACGACGATAAAGGAAACCTGAAAGACTGGTGGACAGCAGAAGATAAAGCTAAGTTTACTCAGAAAACAAAAGCAATTGTGGCTCAATTCAATAAGTTTGAACCGCTTAAAGGTAAGTTTGTAAACGGTGATGCAACACAAGGGGAAAACATCGCTGATTTAGGCGGTGTTGTTATGGGATTTGAAGCTTTCAAAAAAACAGCGCAGTACAAGAATAAAGAAAAAATAAGCAATTTTACACCAGAACAAAGATACTTCTTAGCTTATGGCTATGCCTGGATGGTACATGCTAAAGATGAAGCAATATCGAGACAAATCATGTCAGATGTTCATTCGCCGGCTCAATTCAGAATCAATGGACCATTGATGAATATTCCGGAATTCTATAAAGCATTCAACATAAAACCGGGAGATAAAATGTATCTACCCGAAAAAGAAAGAGTAGTCATTTGGTAA
- a CDS encoding beta strand repeat-containing protein, producing MKMKFTLLFTVLFFAGAALEANAQVNNTFTGENCGVNNTGNYNTGYGLNSLSNNTSHSNSAFGIGTLSSSSGGFNCAFGNGSLALNGSGSLNCSLGTGTLHNNDSGSSNIAIGHRSLESNIDGSYNTAVGYAALLKNIGSSNTAIGNYSPRSLLSGDSNIFIGSETAINLLSGSYNVFLGNRITVPKFPSTPILAGNDTNQSIIIADGLGNQRIFIQKNGNTGIGLGNNVIPVNKLDIKGGVAIGRNFTPNGVTPGISAPANGLMVEGRVGIGTTSPNNKVEITQGTEGNSGLRFTNLTSNYNPPTSQVSNRFLTVNQNGDVVLNKMVNAVETNVLTSNANLMTSNVNNVSSSSTIINSISNTVNNNQLVTTVNGVASAPVNLTDISGLDTSTTNELQTLSQSGNTITLSNGGGSFNLPTFTDIPQTISQTGNTITLSNGGGSFTLPTPVDTDAQSLALSGNTLSISNGNSVTLPTYVDVPQTISQTGNTVTLSNGGGSFTLPSPQAPQTLSQTGNTITLSNGGGSFTLPTPIDTDEQTLSLTGNVLHISNGNSVVLPNHGPQSITQNGAIVTLSNGGGSITLQSTIVTAGNNVSILGNGSAGTPYVVSSTDTSLYADNGNINPATTVNGNRVVSMNGSNIWFNSGSSQPNGKVYIGSTASYPSTSGNYKLYVEGGILTEKVKVALRSTANWADYVFEKNYDLMPLKNVEEYIAKHKHLPGIDSASELAKNGLDLAEMQSKHMAKIEEMMLYIIEQNKTIEKNIKDIEELKKQVKVLTANED from the coding sequence ATGAAAATGAAATTTACTCTTCTATTTACAGTATTGTTTTTTGCTGGAGCTGCTTTAGAAGCCAACGCTCAAGTTAATAATACTTTTACAGGTGAAAACTGCGGTGTTAATAATACAGGGAACTATAACACAGGATATGGACTTAATTCGTTAAGTAATAATACCAGTCATAGTAATAGTGCTTTTGGAATAGGGACATTGAGTTCTTCTTCAGGTGGGTTTAACTGTGCTTTTGGAAATGGCTCACTAGCCTTGAATGGAAGCGGGAGTTTAAATTGTTCATTAGGAACAGGAACTTTGCATAATAATGATTCCGGTTCATCTAATATTGCGATTGGTCATAGATCGTTAGAATCTAACATTGACGGAAGTTACAATACTGCAGTTGGTTATGCAGCACTATTAAAGAACATAGGTAGTTCAAATACAGCAATAGGAAATTATAGTCCAAGAAGTTTGCTGTCAGGGGATTCTAATATTTTTATCGGATCAGAGACAGCTATCAATTTATTAAGTGGAAGCTACAATGTTTTTTTAGGGAATAGAATAACTGTTCCAAAATTTCCATCCACACCAATTTTAGCTGGGAACGACACTAATCAATCAATAATTATTGCAGATGGTTTAGGGAATCAAAGGATTTTTATTCAAAAAAATGGAAATACAGGAATTGGTTTGGGTAACAATGTCATTCCGGTTAACAAATTAGATATAAAAGGTGGTGTTGCTATTGGTAGGAATTTCACGCCAAATGGAGTAACTCCCGGAATTTCAGCTCCTGCAAACGGATTAATGGTTGAAGGAAGAGTAGGAATAGGAACAACTTCACCTAATAATAAAGTTGAAATCACACAAGGAACAGAAGGTAATTCCGGACTTCGTTTTACAAATTTAACCAGTAACTATAACCCACCAACATCTCAAGTGTCTAATAGGTTTTTAACGGTTAATCAAAATGGTGATGTTGTTTTAAACAAAATGGTGAATGCTGTTGAAACTAATGTATTAACATCAAACGCTAATTTGATGACCAGTAATGTAAATAATGTTTCGTCATCATCAACGATTATTAATTCTATTTCTAATACTGTAAATAATAATCAATTAGTAACTACTGTAAATGGTGTTGCGAGTGCTCCGGTAAACTTAACTGATATCTCAGGGCTTGATACTAGTACTACAAACGAGCTTCAAACACTTTCTCAATCAGGAAATACCATAACGCTTTCTAATGGTGGTGGTTCATTTAATTTGCCAACATTTACAGATATTCCTCAAACCATTTCACAAACAGGAAATACAATTACGCTTTCCAATGGTGGAGGCTCATTTACATTACCAACTCCGGTAGATACTGATGCTCAGTCATTAGCTTTATCAGGTAATACATTATCTATTTCAAATGGAAATAGCGTGACACTTCCAACTTATGTTGATGTACCACAAACAATTTCTCAAACGGGAAATACAGTGACGCTTTCTAATGGTGGTGGTTCTTTTACGCTTCCATCTCCACAAGCACCACAAACACTTTCTCAAACAGGAAATACTATTACACTTTCTAATGGTGGTGGTTCATTTACGTTGCCAACACCTATAGATACAGATGAGCAAACCTTATCGCTCACAGGAAATGTACTTCATATTTCTAATGGGAACAGTGTGGTATTACCTAACCACGGACCACAATCAATTACTCAAAACGGAGCCATAGTAACTTTATCGAATGGAGGAGGTTCAATAACACTTCAATCAACTATTGTAACAGCGGGAAATAATGTGTCTATATTAGGAAACGGATCAGCCGGTACACCTTACGTGGTAAGCTCTACGGATACCAGTTTATATGCTGATAATGGTAATATCAATCCGGCAACGACTGTTAACGGAAACAGAGTTGTTTCAATGAATGGCAGTAACATTTGGTTTAATAGTGGAAGCAGTCAGCCAAACGGGAAAGTTTACATTGGTTCAACAGCTTCGTATCCATCAACTTCAGGAAATTATAAATTATATGTAGAAGGCGGAATCTTAACCGAAAAAGTAAAAGTAGCTCTGAGAAGTACAGCGAATTGGGCAGATTATGTTTTTGAAAAAAATTACGACTTAATGCCTTTGAAAAATGTAGAAGAATATATTGCTAAACATAAACATTTACCTGGAATTGATTCTGCAAGTGAATTGGCTAAAAACGGACTTGATTTAGCAGAAATGCAATCCAAACACATGGCTAAGATTGAAGAGATGATGCTTTATATTATTGAGCAAAATAAAACCATTGAAAAAAACATCAAGGATATTGAAGAATTAAAAAAACAAGTAAAAGTACTAACAGCTAACGAAGATTGA
- a CDS encoding dimethylarginine dimethylaminohydrolase family protein has protein sequence MLQLNVKNETSRLRAVVLGSAINNGPTPKADEAYDPKSLEHILAGTYPVEADMVKEMEAFNQVFQKYDVKVFRPKMIENYNQIFTRDIGFVIDDIFIKANILPDRERELDAIQYIIDQIDPAKVVRPPEEVHIEGGDVMLWNDYIFIGTYKGSDYKDYITARTNMQGVNYIKALFPNRKVKEFDLVKSKIEARDNALHLDCCFQPVGKDKGIIYKSGFREESDYVFLVKLFGKENLFHITREEMYDMNSNVFSIAENVVVSEQKFTRLNNWLRDNGFIVEEIPYAEIAKQEGLLRCSTLPLIRD, from the coding sequence ATGCTACAATTAAATGTAAAAAACGAAACATCACGACTACGAGCAGTTGTGCTCGGTTCAGCAATAAATAATGGTCCAACACCCAAAGCGGATGAAGCCTATGATCCAAAATCTTTAGAACATATTCTCGCCGGAACCTATCCTGTCGAAGCCGATATGGTCAAAGAAATGGAAGCTTTTAATCAGGTTTTTCAAAAATATGATGTAAAAGTCTTTCGTCCGAAAATGATTGAAAACTACAATCAGATTTTTACCCGAGACATTGGTTTTGTGATTGATGATATTTTTATAAAAGCTAATATTCTTCCGGATCGAGAGCGCGAATTAGACGCTATTCAATATATCATTGACCAAATAGATCCGGCAAAAGTGGTTCGTCCACCCGAAGAAGTGCATATTGAAGGTGGTGATGTTATGCTTTGGAACGATTATATTTTTATCGGAACATATAAAGGTTCTGACTATAAAGATTACATCACGGCACGAACAAATATGCAAGGTGTAAACTATATCAAAGCCTTATTTCCAAACAGAAAAGTCAAAGAGTTCGATTTAGTAAAATCAAAAATTGAAGCTCGAGACAATGCATTGCATCTTGATTGTTGCTTTCAGCCTGTCGGAAAAGATAAAGGAATAATTTATAAAAGCGGTTTCCGTGAAGAGTCGGATTATGTTTTTTTGGTCAAGCTTTTTGGCAAAGAAAATCTATTCCACATTACTCGTGAAGAAATGTATGATATGAATTCCAATGTGTTTTCTATTGCTGAAAACGTAGTGGTTTCTGAACAAAAATTTACAAGATTAAACAATTGGCTTCGCGATAACGGATTCATCGTTGAAGAAATACCGTATGCCGAAATAGCAAAGCAAGAAGGACTTTTGCGTTGTTCAACTTTACCACTAATTAGAGACTAA
- a CDS encoding 3-coathanger stack domain-containing protein, with protein sequence MYKILKTVIVCAICFNSYNISAQLNEYLNSEEKRISSANQTEVEIQKFIDNNFNNYVLSKEVTDDVIRHLREEEEFSQAELDKAILNTKIYELRKLFFAENPDKKDLYFARPMPVAVQQTCVNGDFENGTAGYTFWSDSYPQPASGTSFFLSCATRSVQTALNVVTPATNNLNAAVTYIDNTSPGYQQYDPMLASLGVNVPTLFASGGGGNKCIKLNNEMGFGSSDITTVSRYFPTINQATIDFNFSLVMDNKPAHGQDIQPFFRVRVLDQFSNVVDEICIVADPDNCLFNVIYVASNRRVLYTDWICARLNVGEILGQPGTIEFTISDCQPSAHFGTVYIDNICGSICASPKLGALNTNATNINCPDTVANTPFQVCGTYQTPHNATLSSITLDITQNGTVVGTLSAPTQLTASTFCFTVLPSMFGASPTGNFEFEINANFNVSCPAGAFIYTISDNSAGVGPDVTFVDCCLSTLTLASPSDDLSNLATVAVKKKERSDWIKAANIVSVGDNVLSNGVVYHASNYVELNPGFEAALGAQFSAYPEGCTSNFLYKTQPPNANPRGDEPPSVDETVNLIKVSKDFAIVPNPSSSTIEIIMKDAKFNKVSITTIDGKIVDERNVEKTDITMIDVSRYANGIYIINVTAEDGKLYTKKLIKN encoded by the coding sequence ATGTATAAGATACTAAAAACAGTAATAGTTTGTGCTATTTGTTTTAATTCTTATAACATTTCAGCACAGCTCAATGAGTATTTGAATTCTGAAGAAAAAAGAATATCAAGTGCTAACCAGACCGAAGTAGAAATTCAGAAATTCATTGACAATAATTTTAACAATTATGTGTTGTCAAAAGAAGTTACTGATGATGTAATCAGACATCTTAGAGAAGAAGAAGAATTTAGTCAGGCAGAATTGGATAAAGCAATTCTAAACACTAAAATTTACGAATTAAGAAAGTTGTTCTTTGCCGAAAATCCGGATAAAAAAGACTTGTATTTTGCAAGACCAATGCCTGTTGCTGTGCAACAAACCTGTGTGAATGGTGATTTTGAAAATGGTACAGCTGGCTATACCTTTTGGTCTGATTCATATCCGCAACCGGCTTCGGGAACATCATTCTTTTTATCATGTGCGACACGATCGGTGCAAACCGCTTTAAATGTTGTGACACCGGCAACCAACAATTTAAACGCAGCAGTAACTTACATTGATAATACAAGTCCTGGTTATCAGCAGTATGATCCAATGTTAGCAAGTTTAGGAGTAAACGTTCCAACCTTGTTTGCTTCTGGCGGCGGAGGTAATAAATGTATTAAGTTAAACAATGAAATGGGATTTGGTTCCTCTGACATTACTACGGTTTCACGTTACTTTCCAACAATAAATCAAGCAACAATTGATTTTAATTTTTCATTGGTAATGGATAATAAACCGGCACATGGACAAGATATTCAGCCTTTTTTCAGGGTTAGGGTACTAGACCAGTTCAGTAATGTTGTTGATGAAATATGCATTGTGGCTGATCCGGACAATTGCCTGTTTAACGTAATATATGTAGCCAGCAACAGAAGGGTTCTTTATACCGATTGGATTTGTGCCCGATTGAACGTGGGTGAAATTCTGGGTCAACCCGGAACAATTGAATTTACGATAAGTGACTGTCAACCTTCGGCACATTTTGGAACAGTTTATATTGATAATATTTGTGGTTCTATTTGCGCTTCTCCAAAACTGGGAGCTCTAAATACAAATGCAACCAATATTAATTGTCCTGATACTGTTGCTAACACACCTTTTCAGGTTTGTGGGACTTATCAAACGCCACATAACGCCACCTTAAGTTCCATTACATTAGATATTACTCAAAACGGAACAGTTGTAGGAACATTAAGTGCGCCAACGCAGCTTACAGCGAGTACATTTTGTTTTACCGTTTTACCAAGTATGTTTGGAGCAAGCCCAACAGGAAATTTTGAATTTGAGATTAATGCCAATTTTAATGTCAGTTGTCCCGCAGGCGCATTTATTTATACCATTTCTGACAACTCAGCCGGCGTTGGACCTGATGTGACTTTTGTAGATTGTTGTTTGTCAACATTAACATTGGCATCTCCTTCAGATGACCTTAGTAATTTGGCAACAGTAGCTGTAAAAAAGAAGGAAAGGTCAGATTGGATTAAGGCAGCAAATATAGTATCCGTCGGAGACAATGTTTTGTCAAATGGAGTGGTGTATCATGCTTCAAATTATGTCGAGCTAAATCCGGGTTTTGAAGCCGCTTTAGGTGCGCAGTTTTCAGCTTACCCTGAAGGTTGTACTTCAAATTTTCTATATAAAACTCAGCCGCCAAATGCAAATCCGAGAGGTGATGAACCTCCAAGTGTTGACGAAACTGTCAACCTGATAAAAGTGTCAAAAGATTTTGCCATAGTGCCAAACCCGTCAAGCAGCACTATAGAGATTATAATGAAAGACGCTAAATTCAATAAGGTTAGCATTACGACTATTGATGGTAAGATTGTAGACGAGCGAAATGTTGAAAAAACAGATATAACCATGATTGATGTGAGCCGCTATGCCAATGGTATTTACATAATAAATGTCACCGCTGAAGACGGAAAATTATACACCAAAAAATTAATTAAGAATTAG
- the porX gene encoding T9SS response regulator signal transducer PorX — MDTIKILWVDDEIDLLKPHILFLEKKNYKVTAFNNGRDAVDAFEDGNFDIVFLDENMPGMSGLETLSEMKEKKSSTPMIMITKSEEEYIMEEAIGSKIADYLIKPVNPNQILLSLKKNLDHSRLISEKTTLDYQKEFRKIAMEMAMVNSYEDWVELYKKLIFWELELENINDQSMVEILESQKVEANAQFSKFIERNYEDWFEPKADKPVQSHTLFRELVVPELVKKDKPVLFVVIDNLRYDQWKAMESVVANHYKLEKEVPYYAILPTATQYARNAIFSGLLPIEMEKQFPQYWKNDVEDGGKNLYEAEFLTAHLKRLGLNIKQDYFKITNLTSGKKLAENFKGLKDNNLVTVVYNFVDMLSHAKTEMDVVKELASDDKAYRSLTLSWFKNSPLLEIIQQAQKLGFKLIITTDHGTINVKNPSKVIGDKNTSLNLRYKTGRSLTYEDRDVYAVRDPKKIGLPTINMSSSYIFAKNDLFLAYVNNYNHYVSYYRNTYQHGGISLEEMIVPFLVFNPK, encoded by the coding sequence ATGGATACTATAAAAATTCTATGGGTTGATGATGAAATTGATTTACTTAAACCGCATATTTTATTTCTGGAAAAGAAAAACTACAAGGTAACTGCTTTCAACAATGGTAGAGATGCTGTTGATGCTTTTGAAGATGGTAACTTTGATATTGTTTTTCTGGATGAAAATATGCCTGGTATGAGTGGTTTGGAAACGCTTTCTGAAATGAAAGAAAAAAAGTCTTCTACTCCAATGATTATGATTACCAAAAGTGAGGAAGAATATATCATGGAAGAAGCTATTGGTTCCAAGATTGCCGACTATTTGATAAAACCCGTAAATCCAAATCAGATATTGTTGAGTTTGAAGAAAAACCTGGATCATTCAAGATTGATCTCTGAAAAAACAACATTGGATTATCAAAAGGAATTCCGCAAAATTGCTATGGAAATGGCCATGGTAAACAGCTATGAAGATTGGGTTGAACTCTATAAAAAACTTATTTTTTGGGAATTGGAATTAGAAAACATCAACGATCAAAGTATGGTTGAAATCCTCGAAAGCCAAAAGGTAGAAGCCAATGCGCAGTTTAGTAAATTCATTGAGCGCAATTACGAAGATTGGTTCGAGCCCAAAGCCGACAAACCGGTTCAATCACACACGCTTTTCAGAGAATTAGTCGTTCCTGAATTGGTCAAAAAAGACAAGCCAGTTTTATTTGTTGTCATAGATAACCTTCGTTATGACCAATGGAAAGCTATGGAAAGTGTGGTTGCCAATCATTACAAACTGGAAAAAGAAGTTCCTTATTATGCCATTTTGCCAACTGCAACACAATATGCGCGAAATGCAATCTTCTCTGGCTTATTGCCAATTGAAATGGAAAAACAGTTTCCGCAATATTGGAAAAACGATGTAGAAGACGGCGGAAAAAACCTGTATGAAGCCGAATTTTTAACCGCACATTTAAAACGATTGGGATTGAATATCAAACAGGATTATTTCAAGATAACCAATTTGACCAGCGGAAAAAAATTAGCCGAAAACTTCAAAGGATTAAAAGACAATAATCTGGTTACGGTCGTTTACAATTTTGTAGATATGTTATCGCATGCCAAAACCGAAATGGATGTGGTAAAAGAATTGGCTTCCGATGATAAAGCGTATCGCTCTTTAACATTGAGCTGGTTTAAAAATTCACCGCTTTTGGAAATCATTCAACAAGCTCAGAAATTAGGTTTCAAATTGATAATCACAACCGACCACGGAACGATTAACGTAAAGAATCCTTCCAAAGTTATTGGCGATAAAAACACCAGCCTGAATTTGCGCTACAAAACCGGAAGAAGCCTGACTTATGAAGATAGAGATGTGTATGCGGTTAGAGATCCAAAGAAAATTGGGTTACCAACCATCAACATGAGTAGTTCCTATATTTTTGCGAAGAACGATTTGTTTTTGGCGTATGTTAATAATTACAATCATTATGTAAGTTATTATCGAAATACGTATCAACACGGAGGAATTTCTCTAGAAGAAATGATTGTTCCGTTTTTAGTTTTTAATCCCAAATAA
- the tsaE gene encoding tRNA (adenosine(37)-N6)-threonylcarbamoyltransferase complex ATPase subunit type 1 TsaE: MEIIFSLDEIRQVAKKIILEKPHKVILFHGSMGVGKTTLIKALSKELGVTDATSSPTFSLVNEYQADDNLKVYHFDMYRLKSEIEALDMGIEDYLYSGNWCFIEWAEKIPNLLPDDFSTINLYESVDGKRNLRLT; this comes from the coding sequence GTGGAAATCATTTTTTCATTAGACGAAATACGCCAGGTAGCCAAAAAAATTATACTTGAAAAACCCCATAAAGTCATTCTTTTTCATGGCAGTATGGGCGTTGGTAAAACAACTTTGATTAAAGCGTTGTCAAAAGAATTGGGTGTGACTGATGCCACCAGCAGCCCAACATTTTCTCTGGTAAATGAATACCAGGCCGATGACAATCTAAAAGTATATCACTTTGATATGTACCGATTGAAATCGGAAATCGAAGCCTTAGATATGGGAATTGAAGACTATTTATATTCCGGAAACTGGTGTTTTATCGAATGGGCAGAAAAAATTCCGAATTTGCTTCCTGATGATTTTTCAACCATCAATTTGTATGAATCTGTTGATGGTAAAAGAAATTTAAGATTGACATAA
- a CDS encoding alanine dehydrogenase, which produces MAITPFTKQQLLPQEEKLEVYRHKSELFIGIPKETSYQERRICLTPDAVNSLTSHGHKVMIESGAGLSASYTDKEFSDAGATITKDVKKVLSCPMILKVEPLTMEEIGLVNTNAIVLSAIQLKTRKKEYFEALSKKKITALAFEYIKDEDGSYPAVKSLSEIAGTASVLIAAELMINNEFGKGLLLGNITGVPPTDVVILGAGTAGEFAAKTALGLGANVKVFDNSITKLRRLQNNLNQRIFTSTIQPKSLLKALRRCDVAIGALRGKERCPVVVTETMVEHMKKGAVIVDVSIDTGGCFETSEVTTHENPTFIKSNIIHYCVPNIPSRYSKTASLSISNIITPYLLQIAEDGGLESAIRCNKGLKNGVYLYHGILTNKAIGDWFNLPDNDINLIVF; this is translated from the coding sequence ATGGCTATTACACCTTTCACTAAGCAGCAGCTTTTACCTCAAGAGGAAAAATTAGAAGTATATCGTCATAAAAGTGAACTCTTTATCGGAATTCCAAAAGAAACTTCTTATCAGGAAAGACGTATTTGTTTAACGCCTGATGCTGTAAATTCGCTTACGTCACACGGACACAAAGTAATGATTGAATCGGGTGCGGGATTGAGTGCGAGTTATACCGATAAAGAATTCAGCGATGCCGGAGCAACCATTACCAAAGATGTCAAGAAAGTATTAAGCTGCCCAATGATTTTAAAGGTTGAGCCTTTAACGATGGAAGAAATCGGATTAGTCAACACGAACGCCATCGTGCTCTCTGCGATTCAATTGAAGACACGAAAAAAAGAATACTTCGAAGCCTTATCCAAGAAAAAAATTACCGCACTTGCTTTTGAATACATCAAAGATGAAGATGGTTCGTACCCTGCTGTAAAATCGTTAAGCGAAATTGCTGGAACAGCGTCCGTTTTGATTGCGGCCGAACTGATGATTAACAACGAATTCGGAAAAGGTTTATTGCTTGGCAATATTACAGGCGTTCCTCCTACTGATGTTGTGATTCTTGGTGCAGGAACTGCAGGAGAATTTGCCGCCAAAACGGCTTTAGGTTTAGGAGCCAATGTGAAAGTTTTTGACAATTCGATAACCAAATTACGCCGACTGCAAAACAATTTAAATCAAAGAATATTTACGTCGACTATACAACCAAAATCATTGTTAAAAGCCTTGCGCCGATGCGATGTCGCGATTGGAGCATTGCGCGGCAAAGAGCGTTGTCCGGTTGTCGTTACCGAAACAATGGTGGAACACATGAAAAAAGGTGCCGTGATTGTAGATGTCAGTATTGATACCGGCGGTTGTTTTGAAACTTCGGAAGTAACAACGCATGAAAATCCGACTTTTATCAAGAGTAACATCATTCACTATTGCGTGCCGAATATTCCTTCGCGTTATTCTAAAACGGCCTCGCTTTCTATCAGTAATATCATCACGCCTTACCTACTCCAAATCGCCGAAGATGGTGGCTTGGAAAGTGCCATTCGTTGCAACAAAGGTTTGAAAAACGGTGTCTATTTGTATCATGGGATTTTGACTAACAAAGCTATTGGCGATTGGTTCAATCTTCCGGATAATGATATTAATTTGATTGTTTTCTAA